The Rhizobium sp. BT03 genome segment GGTTGGGTACCCGTCTGGAGCCCGTCCGCATGACCCAACAGCGGAACGGCTATGATTGCGGAGTCTTCGTGGTTGACGGCACGCGGGCGCTCGTTAGACGTCTGGCGCGAAGAGACCGGCCAGCCGTGCTGCACCTCGACAACCTCGTCGCCGATCGGGAGCAACTCCAACGACGTCTGAGCACCGCGACCAACAGTGCTCGAGCGGGGGCTGCGGCGGCTGAACCGGAGTCCTCCACACAGATCGCCGATCCCGCAGAGTTTTGGCATGGAGTGGGTCAACCCGGCCAGCTTCCCGATAGCTGGAATACAGCGACCTTCCGGCAGGATTTGCCGTCAGCTGCCTATTCACCGGTGCAAAGCGTCAATCCGCCAGACGCACCATGGGAGCAAAGCTTGGGGGCATCGATCTTCGGCACCCCACAGTACACGCTGCCTGTGGACGACTTGGGAGGATTTGTCCCTCCGAGCTGGCAACACGGCAATCAACCGGTACCAGATGACCTTCTGCCTGCAATGTACTTGTTTGACTTGCTGCCGAGCGCGGACAAACCCACCAACTTCAGTATCCATGGTGTGCCCTACACGGCCACTCTGGGGCCATCAGGCATGCAGAGCGACATTTACCTTTTCCTGCAATAGGGTGGAGATGGATCGAGCAATAGATGCCAGTCGTTCTTGAAAAGCACCAAACCGTTGAGAGAGAATCCGTTTTTACGCGGCCACGTGCAGCGCGCCAACCCAGATGAGACGATCCCCAGTGCCGGGGGCGACATCGAATGTGCACGTCGCCAGTCTTCCTTCAAAACGTGACGTTTGGCCAGCATCCCAAGAGGCGACGGCTGTCGCATCTGAGGTGTAGACAGATACGGATGCGGGAAGAGCCTCGGGTGCGAAGGATGCTGGCGCGGTCGCTGAAGTGCTTAGTGCCGTCTATGACGGCCTACCCTTTGCGGGTTCTACTATGGCTTCAGGCCAGGACGAAACCCGCCCATGGCGCCGGATGCATTTCATACAGCGATCATGAGCCAACGTGTGAGTTGGGTGCTCGATGCCGACCCCGTATCCTGCAACTATCAAACTATGCCTGCTGTCAAGCGAAGTGAAGATTTGACCCCGTAGGCGAAACGAAGAACTGACCCCTTCATTGATTTGCTGTTTCGTTTGTCTCAAGCGCTGTTCCGGCCTTCTGCAGAAGGCCGGAACGGCGCTTTTCGCGAAGCCTGTAGCTATCACCTCGGATGGTGATCACCGTCGAATGGTGCAGCAGGCGGTCCAATATCGCGGTGGCGACGACAGGGTCTCCAAAGACGCTCCCCCACTCTCCGACCGATCGATTGGAGGTAATCAGGATCGATCCCCTTTCATAGCGGCGAGAGACCAGTTGGAAGAACAGGTGGGCGGCGTTAGCTTCGAAGGGCAGATATCCCAGCTCGTCGATGATCAGCAGTTTCGGCCGCGATAGGATTGTCAACTGCTTGTCCAATGAGCCATCGTTATGGGCCTTGGCGAGCATCGCAACCAGAGTGGCCGCCGTGACGAATTGAACGTTGTAGTTCTGGCGGATTGCTTCTCGGCCAAGACTGACAGCAAGGTGCGTCTTACCGGTGCCCGGAGGTCCGAGGAATAGGACGGTGTCGCCGTGAGCAATCCAGCGGCAGGTTGACAGCTCCCTGATCTGTCCTCGATCCAGCGAGGGCTGTGCCTCGAAGTCGAAGCCATCGAGTTCGCGTACGAAGGGGAACTGCGCCAACTTGCTCGACATCGAGATGCGCCGTTCATCGCGCCGGGCAATCTCTCGTGAGACCAGGAACGCCAGAGCTTCGCGCAACGTCATCTTCGAGCGCCTCGTCCAGCAACGTGTCGAGTTGATCGCGGATCGCCGTCAGCTTTAGCCGATCGAGTGTCGCGATGAGTAAATCGTGATCGACGGTCGTCATCACCAGCCACCTCCAACAACGGCCTCGTATTCCGCAAGAGGTCGCAGCAAGGCGGCTGGTGCCAGCTCGACTGGAGCGGTGCGAACCAGTCCTTCGCTACCCGCGAAGCCAACAAAGTGATCCCGGTCGACGATCCGTTGTCGCCGTCCCTGGCAGAGAGGATGATCGGCCACAACCTGGCCAGCGTGACGGATAATTACACGGCCAGCCAATACAACGACTTGGACGCTCTCGCCGATGAGACGCCAGGGTACGGAATAGCTGTTTGTGTCGAGATCGATGGCGCAGTCCGCCTGCACTTTGCGCACGAGGTCGCGTAGTTGTCCAAACGGTACGCGGCCGGATAGCGGCCGAAGGGCTTCGGCCTCCGCAGCAAAGCGTTCAATTGGTGCTTCACCAGTCGTGCCGTGTTCTCGTCGGTCTGCGATCTCTCGTATCCATCGGTCAAGGTGCGCCTCGAACGAAGCCCAGTTCTCAAACCGGCGACCAGCGATAGCATTCTTCTTGACGTACCCGACCCCGCGCTCGTCCTTCCCCTTTGTTCGCGCCCGGTAGGGAGCGCAAGCGCGTGGCGCGAAGCCCCAGTAACGGGCAAACGCCCAGAGTCGCGCATTGAAGCGAACCTCCCGGCTAACCGCGTCGTGATGTTCGACAAGTGCCTTCGCATTATCCAGCAAAACCTCAACGGGAACGCCGCCAAACCGAAGAAACGCGCCTTCCATCCCCTCGAACCAATCTGTCTGCCCTTCTCTCAATGAGGCACGGATATGAATGCGTCTGGAATAGCTTAGCGTGGCGACAAAGACGTTTACCCGAAGCCGCTCGTCACCGATCCAGACACGCGTCTGCCCGAAGTCGATCTGCAACTGACGACCAGGCGGCGTTTCAAACCGCACTGTCGCACGCTTTTGCGCCTTGAGTTCCCGCCGCCATTCCCGGACTCGAAGCTCTACCGAACGCAAACCGATGATAATTCCATGCTCGCTCGCCAGCTCCTGCCGGATCACATCGGCATTGCCATCATGGCGAAAGAAGCGTTCACGAAGCCAATCATCAAGGCCATCAAAAGCACTCCTCCGAACCGGCTTCTTGAAGGGTACCGCTCCACCCTCACGAAGATATCGACGGACAGTGTTGCGAGCACATCCAAATTCCTTCGATAGACGCTTGGCACCCCAACCAAGCTCGTGCAGCCGCAACATTGCCACCACCTCATCTGCCTCAAGCATATCTTCGCCCTGCATCGTTCCCCACGATGCAGGATGCGCTGAAATCGCACTTGTCATCCATCTCTCCTCGTTGTCACACGAGGGGGCAGTTCTTCATTTCGTTAGGGGGTCAGTTTCTCATTTCGCCTGACACCTGCGGGCGGGTGCCGCGGTGGACCGACTTGTTCATCACGCAACGATCATTCGAAATGAACGTCGAAAGCTGTCGACGACGTTCCGCCATGGAGGCCAAACGCCAGCGCGGCAGGCCAGCCTCATTCGCGACAATCAAAGGCACCGCACAGTTTGTCGCGGAGCGGCAATCAGACCACGATGAAGCTCTTGCCAGCGACAATCAACATGATAACTTCATCCCGACCGCGACATAAGAATCTCATCCAGATTGTCGCGCGCGTCTCATCCTGATCGCCGCCCCATAGGTCGCATAACTATCAGGCGCGCAACGGGTTCTGTCAGCAGCTACACCGCAATGGTTCCGTTGCCTGAGGCGGCGAAATCAGAAAGGCCGGCGGAAAGATTGGTTGGAATCGGAAATTCTGACGGCACCCTTCGCGCTGCATGTTCCACACATCACCCGAAACTGCTGGCGAGCCTCTCAAGCCATGTGCCGGCCTGATGGTCGAGTGCAGACGATTGTCGGCAAGCCGTCGCCATATGGTGTTCGGCCATGCCTTGAGGGCATGATTGGATCTGGCTTTAGCATGCTGGGCGGCGGTCGGCAGGCATTAGGATCGAGGTTCCAAATTTGAATTTCCGGAGGACCGGCATCGATGTACCCAAGACGGAACCAGCCGCGCGATGACGATTCTCGCGAAGTAAGTGGGTGGATCGAAGGCGTGACCGGAGCTTTCGATACGGACGCCTGGATCGAGGACTACTATTCAGAGAGCCGAGACATGGAACAGGATCCGAGCGACTTACGCCTCGGTTCGCACGATAGTGACGCCGGCGACCGTGTGCCGCGTCGCAGATCCGTGGGCGGTTCGATGCGAGTGACGCCGCAGTCGCTGGCGCCGGAGAGGGGTTCGGGGCAGCAAGACGTCGATGCCGCAACGGAGACTCACGTGGTCTCAACCAAGGTTCGCGTCGGCGCCAAGCGTGGTCGCGCCGCCGACTGGGACATGCATCCCGATGACGAGTCCCGCATCAACCAGTTCGCGGAAGCAGTCCGAAACTACGAAATTCTACCCGACGGTAGCGTCGGCCGAGGGGACGGAAGGGTTCCCGAGGCTACCGTCGAGAACAATTTATGGGTTCTTAGGGGGTTCGCTCGTTGGCTCCGAGCAGAGAACAGAGATTCGATGGCTTCTCGGCTTTTAAACGATCCAGATTCACTAGCCGTTGATATCGCGGATTATTATTTGGCAAGCGGTGGGGATGGTCGGAACCGTCTTAAGTCAGCACTGTCTCATTTCAGGAGGCTCGCGCCTGAGGGGCAAGAACTCCAAGCCGTTGGACCTGGGCCGCGCCTGATGGGGCGCCAGATACATGATCCTTATCCCGACGACGCCCGCGTCATTGATAGCTTGGCCAAGGAAGAGCTGAGTAAGTTCGGACCGGTCTCGACTTCCCGGAATAATACCAGTCACCAACGAAAGTTTAGCGCTTGGCTCAAAAGGGAGGGCAGGGAGAGCATAGTCAGCCGGCTCACCGGCAGTGATGAGCAGCAACAGTCGTTGAAGGAGGATTTTAGGGCCTTTACCAAGGAGGAAGGAAAAAAAGTGGTCGTGAGTTTCGATCGGCTGCGGCAGTATCTAGGCGCCGAGTCGCAGTTGAAACAGCATCATCCTTATCCCGACGACGCCCGCATCATTGATGACCTAGCCAAGGAAGCGCTGAGCAAGCTCGGATCGAACTCGACTTCCAAGAGGAATGTTGTCTGGAATATGGCCAGCAATCAACGAAAGTTTAGCGCTTGGCTCCAAAGGGAGGGCAGGGAGAGCATAGTCAGCCGACTCACCGGTACTGATCAGCAGCAACAGTCGTTGCAAAAAGATTACCAAGACTTCACCGAAGACATGGGAAAACACACTATCTCTTTCAAGCGGCTTCGGCAGTACCAGCAAGTCGTTGAGGCGAACGCAGCGTCGGGGTTGTCCCCTGAGCAGGCAAGTGGCCGGGAACCGGCCGGTCTGGACGGCCGTTCGGATTCACGTGCCGAGTTCAGATCAACTTCGCCGCTGCAGCAGGTTGATCCATCGATCGAAGGCCGCAGCGGATTGTCGCTCGACCATATCGAATGGCTGGGCGACCAGCATATCCAGACGGATTATGAGCTGCTAATGCAGGACTTGCAGCGAAACGATCCGGATCTCGCAGCCAGGACGCGGCTTATCGATCCCCTGATAGCCCATTATCATCTGCGCCTGGGCGATGAGAGCACCGCGCTGAGCGCTTTCCAGCGCATCGTTAATGATCAGAATGGAAGAGATACAGCCGACTTCCTGTTCCTTCCAGTGAGCGATGCCAGTGCTTCGGATCCTGATCACCGCGGCACCCATTGGTCGCTGCTACTCGTTGACCGTCGCAACCGCGAGGGGCCGGCTGCCTATCACTATGACTCCTTCCGGGGCCA includes the following:
- the istA gene encoding IS21 family transposase, whose amino-acid sequence is MTSAISAHPASWGTMQGEDMLEADEVVAMLRLHELGWGAKRLSKEFGCARNTVRRYLREGGAVPFKKPVRRSAFDGLDDWLRERFFRHDGNADVIRQELASEHGIIIGLRSVELRVREWRRELKAQKRATVRFETPPGRQLQIDFGQTRVWIGDERLRVNVFVATLSYSRRIHIRASLREGQTDWFEGMEGAFLRFGGVPVEVLLDNAKALVEHHDAVSREVRFNARLWAFARYWGFAPRACAPYRARTKGKDERGVGYVKKNAIAGRRFENWASFEAHLDRWIREIADRREHGTTGEAPIERFAAEAEALRPLSGRVPFGQLRDLVRKVQADCAIDLDTNSYSVPWRLIGESVQVVVLAGRVIIRHAGQVVADHPLCQGRRQRIVDRDHFVGFAGSEGLVRTAPVELAPAALLRPLAEYEAVVGGGW
- a CDS encoding Ulp1 family isopeptidase; the encoded protein is MYPRRNQPRDDDSREVSGWIEGVTGAFDTDAWIEDYYSESRDMEQDPSDLRLGSHDSDAGDRVPRRRSVGGSMRVTPQSLAPERGSGQQDVDAATETHVVSTKVRVGAKRGRAADWDMHPDDESRINQFAEAVRNYEILPDGSVGRGDGRVPEATVENNLWVLRGFARWLRAENRDSMASRLLNDPDSLAVDIADYYLASGGDGRNRLKSALSHFRRLAPEGQELQAVGPGPRLMGRQIHDPYPDDARVIDSLAKEELSKFGPVSTSRNNTSHQRKFSAWLKREGRESIVSRLTGSDEQQQSLKEDFRAFTKEEGKKVVVSFDRLRQYLGAESQLKQHHPYPDDARIIDDLAKEALSKLGSNSTSKRNVVWNMASNQRKFSAWLQREGRESIVSRLTGTDQQQQSLQKDYQDFTEDMGKHTISFKRLRQYQQVVEANAASGLSPEQASGREPAGLDGRSDSRAEFRSTSPLQQVDPSIEGRSGLSLDHIEWLGDQHIQTDYELLMQDLQRNDPDLAARTRLIDPLIAHYHLRLGDESTALSAFQRIVNDQNGRDTADFLFLPVSDASASDPDHRGTHWSLLLVDRRNREGPAAYHYDSFRGQNDEFAAMLAQRLGTRLEPVRMTQQRNGYDCGVFVVDGTRALVRRLARRDRPAVLHLDNLVADREQLQRRLSTATNSARAGAAAAEPESSTQIADPAEFWHGVGQPGQLPDSWNTATFRQDLPSAAYSPVQSVNPPDAPWEQSLGASIFGTPQYTLPVDDLGGAVPPSWQHRNQPAQAGLRLAMSWLELLPSADKPQTSITIHGVPYTATLGPSGMENDIYLFLQ